The following are encoded together in the uncultured Sphaerochaeta sp. genome:
- a CDS encoding AglZ/HisF2 family acetamidino modification protein, giving the protein MYRNRLIPCLLLSHKSLFKTVQFKKPRYIGDPINTVKLFSNKEVDELIIVDFTASVENRGPDIEYLKLITSECFMPLCYGGGVTDIHQVEALFKVGIEKIAFNTSLHLNPNLIREAVRNFGSQSIIASIDVKKTILGKKEVFIKSGKLKTRISPKEMLRYVEDLGVGEVLLTSIDHEGLMQGYDHQLIHDLADTITIPLIANGGAGSLDDCNQAIKNGASAAAAGSLFIYYGKKQAVLVNYPRERISVNE; this is encoded by the coding sequence ATGTATAGAAATAGGCTCATTCCGTGCCTTCTCCTCAGTCATAAGAGTTTATTCAAAACTGTTCAATTTAAAAAACCTCGTTATATCGGTGATCCAATCAATACTGTAAAATTATTTAGTAATAAAGAGGTTGATGAACTTATTATTGTTGATTTTACTGCATCTGTAGAAAATCGTGGACCTGATATAGAGTATCTTAAGCTTATTACAAGTGAATGTTTTATGCCTTTATGCTATGGTGGTGGTGTTACAGATATTCACCAAGTAGAAGCGTTGTTTAAGGTTGGAATTGAAAAGATTGCATTTAATACTTCTCTTCACTTGAATCCTAATCTAATTCGTGAAGCAGTGAGGAATTTTGGATCGCAAAGTATTATTGCTTCAATAGATGTGAAAAAAACAATTCTAGGAAAGAAAGAAGTTTTTATTAAGTCAGGCAAACTTAAAACCAGGATATCACCAAAGGAAATGCTTAGATATGTCGAAGATTTGGGGGTAGGCGAAGTATTACTAACGAGTATTGACCATGAAGGTTTGATGCAGGGGTATGACCACCAATTGATTCATGACCTTGCTGACACGATAACTATTCCTCTTATTGCTAATGGGGGGGCTGGTAGCCTGGATGATTGCAATCAAGCCATAAAAAATGGAGCTTCTGCTGCTGCGGCAGGTAGTTTGTTTATATACTATGGGAAAAAGCAAGCTGTGTTGGTTAATTATCCAAGGGAAAGGATATCTGTGAATGAATAA
- a CDS encoding DUF4231 domain-containing protein, translating into MEDEEYPALYRATNKASMNAQNQYLNFVRMYSFLLILATGLGVYGIDEKIFAIFAALLVIGSIFLSIMMQFRRDVDTWYRARSVAESVKTSSWRFMMRCEPYVDVPDVREVKSCFRARLRKILSEHKDLAEHLGGTVSEQEQITERMCEVRSLDWEQRADFYRIHRIDEQRSWYASKSSWNRKKGTLWFTILISCQAFAVLFLILRVAYPEWRYWPADIFIVAAGSALAWIQVKRFKELSAAYGLTAHEIGVLRGELEQVNSNEELAQFVSDSENAFSREHTQWLARKDSE; encoded by the coding sequence ATGGAAGACGAAGAATATCCAGCTTTGTATCGCGCTACGAATAAGGCATCGATGAATGCTCAAAATCAGTACTTAAATTTTGTACGAATGTACTCTTTTCTTCTTATCTTGGCGACAGGCTTAGGTGTTTACGGAATAGATGAAAAGATATTTGCAATCTTTGCAGCATTGCTTGTAATAGGTTCTATTTTTCTTTCTATAATGATGCAATTCAGACGAGATGTAGACACATGGTATCGAGCTCGATCAGTTGCAGAATCCGTCAAAACCAGTTCATGGCGATTCATGATGCGATGTGAGCCTTATGTAGATGTTCCTGATGTTCGAGAGGTGAAGTCTTGCTTTCGGGCGCGGTTAAGAAAAATCTTAAGCGAGCATAAAGATTTAGCAGAGCACTTAGGTGGTACTGTATCTGAGCAAGAGCAGATTACAGAAAGAATGTGTGAAGTGAGAAGCCTCGACTGGGAGCAGAGGGCGGATTTCTACCGTATCCACCGAATTGATGAGCAGCGTTCTTGGTATGCAAGTAAATCGTCTTGGAATCGAAAAAAAGGGACATTGTGGTTTACTATTTTAATTAGCTGTCAAGCTTTTGCGGTATTGTTTCTAATTTTAAGAGTAGCCTATCCAGAATGGAGGTATTGGCCAGCAGATATATTCATTGTCGCCGCAGGGTCAGCTCTAGCGTGGATACAAGTTAAACGCTTTAAAGAGTTATCAGCTGCCTATGGATTAACTGCTCACGAAATTGGGGTTTTAAGAGGAGAATTGGAGCAAGTCAACTCTAATGAAGAATTGGCTCAGTTTGTCTCTGACAGTGAAAATGCATTTTCGAGAGAGCATACTCAGTGGTTGGCTCGCAAGGATTCTGAATA
- a CDS encoding glycosyltransferase — MNNDNRYDNVTFLCGARDFHALDWYRSAKKLYPEKKFTILTDLIEGEGYRKLIDKNDIVYRLFIIDSLLFKSQSKIGHRWRNLIKLLVMPIQVYKIRKYNRNHPNQVYHAHSMYYLFLAMMAKIPFIGTPQGSDILIKPYKSKLYKYYSVKSLRKGLAITVDSQKMQKQIKELSGVDAKVVQNGIAIDEIVKYSLKRNQPSNLQVASIRGLTGLYRIKEIVDARNNSRIYNGLNINFIYPFKDDDYCNSLEKSLSVNDNIVGRLDKDEMYQFLSETTLVLSIPKSDSSPRSVYEAIFCGCIVGITKEEYYDSLPECMKKRIVIIDLSEDDWFDNVVIKAIQLEKVPFQPSLETIKEYNQANCFNHIAIIIGWDPRWK; from the coding sequence ATGAATAATGATAATAGATATGATAATGTAACATTTTTATGTGGGGCTAGAGACTTTCATGCTTTAGACTGGTACAGAAGTGCAAAAAAATTATATCCAGAGAAAAAGTTTACAATACTTACAGACTTAATTGAAGGAGAAGGCTATAGAAAATTAATTGATAAAAATGACATTGTGTATCGATTGTTTATAATTGACTCCCTTCTATTTAAATCTCAATCAAAAATTGGACATAGATGGAGAAATTTAATAAAATTGCTAGTCATGCCAATTCAAGTATATAAAATTAGGAAATATAACAGAAACCATCCTAATCAAGTCTATCATGCACACTCGATGTATTATTTATTTCTCGCAATGATGGCAAAAATTCCATTTATTGGTACTCCGCAAGGTAGTGACATATTAATAAAACCATATAAATCAAAACTATATAAATATTATTCAGTAAAGTCTTTGCGAAAGGGTTTAGCAATAACGGTAGATTCTCAAAAAATGCAAAAACAAATTAAAGAGCTCTCAGGAGTTGATGCAAAAGTTGTCCAAAATGGGATAGCAATTGATGAGATTGTTAAATATTCTTTAAAAAGAAATCAACCATCTAATCTACAAGTTGCTTCGATAAGAGGGCTTACAGGTTTATATAGGATCAAAGAAATAGTTGACGCTAGAAATAATTCAAGGATTTATAATGGCTTGAATATTAATTTTATTTATCCCTTTAAGGATGATGATTATTGTAATTCTTTAGAAAAATCTTTATCAGTTAATGATAATATTGTTGGAAGGCTTGATAAGGATGAAATGTATCAATTTCTCTCAGAAACAACCCTAGTCCTATCAATCCCTAAAAGTGATTCTTCCCCAAGGAGTGTTTACGAAGCAATTTTTTGTGGTTGTATAGTAGGGATTACCAAAGAAGAATATTATGACAGTCTACCTGAATGTATGAAGAAAAGAATAGTAATAATTGATCTTTCTGAGGATGATTGGTTTGATAATGTTGTTATTAAGGCAATACAGTTAGAAAAAGTTCCTTTTCAACCTTCTCTGGAAACAATAAAAGAATATAACCAAGCAAATTGCTTTAATCATATTGCAATAATTATTGGATGGGATCCAAGATGGAAATAA
- a CDS encoding ATP-grasp fold amidoligase family protein, giving the protein MHKKLNLLDPSTFNEKMQWLKIYDKNPFYTDLVDKYEVRNFIERAIGKEYLVPIFGVYDNAEDIDFSLLPKKFILKPTHTSGDLIICEDKTDLDIKATRRTLDNWLKQEYFWNLREWPYKYIKPRIVCEKFLVDESGYELKDYKIWCFDGVPKLIQVMSGRKDGQYYLNHFDLHWNPLDIKRISHAEVDPSKIIRPSRLDEMIWIAKTLSHDIPFVRVDLYHTLDRVYFGELTFYPGSGFLDFANIEDNILLGSWLDLSLVKHSNVD; this is encoded by the coding sequence ATGCATAAGAAACTTAACCTTTTAGATCCTTCTACTTTTAATGAAAAGATGCAATGGCTTAAGATTTATGACAAGAATCCGTTTTATACTGATTTGGTAGATAAATATGAAGTAAGAAATTTTATTGAGCGAGCGATTGGAAAAGAATATTTAGTCCCAATATTTGGAGTATATGACAATGCTGAAGATATTGATTTCTCTTTACTTCCAAAAAAATTTATTTTAAAGCCCACACATACATCTGGTGATTTAATTATTTGTGAAGATAAAACAGATCTTGATATTAAGGCGACTAGAAGAACTCTGGATAATTGGTTAAAGCAAGAATATTTTTGGAATCTTAGAGAATGGCCCTATAAATATATAAAGCCAAGAATAGTATGTGAAAAATTTCTAGTTGATGAGTCTGGATATGAACTTAAAGATTATAAGATTTGGTGCTTCGATGGGGTGCCTAAGTTAATTCAAGTAATGAGTGGACGTAAGGATGGACAGTATTATTTGAATCATTTTGATCTTCATTGGAATCCTCTTGATATTAAGAGGATTAGCCATGCTGAAGTTGATCCTTCCAAAATAATTCGTCCAAGTAGGTTGGATGAAATGATTTGGATTGCAAAAACTTTGTCTCATGATATACCTTTTGTTCGAGTGGATCTGTATCATACTCTTGATCGTGTTTATTTTGGTGAACTTACTTTTTATCCAGGTAGTGGTTTCTTAGATTTTGCAAATATCGAAGACAATATCCTCCTTGGTAGTTGGCTTGATTTATCTCTTGTCAAACATAGTAATGTAGATTGA
- a CDS encoding TIR domain-containing protein — translation MIWRFEVPGRTVTFSTQFERWISVAVTIVFARRTLGTRKEIQTIGRWLLSYRNKTYVIFDGDEDMWAYRFMRGWKANENIDFNFFDAHDIKPLTDSAGEETVKRRLRERLGDTKQAIVLVGEKTKNLYRFVRWELETCINLDIPIIAVNLNDMRSQDRNLCPPIIRDEYVVHVPFKLKIIQYALDNFPDEYHKHNQNDTGPRLYNESVYKKLGL, via the coding sequence GTGATTTGGCGATTTGAGGTACCGGGTAGAACTGTCACATTTTCCACACAGTTTGAGAGATGGATCTCAGTAGCTGTCACAATAGTTTTCGCTAGGAGGACTCTCGGTACCAGAAAAGAAATCCAGACAATTGGGAGGTGGCTTTTGAGCTACAGAAATAAGACTTACGTAATTTTTGACGGTGATGAGGACATGTGGGCATACCGGTTTATGCGAGGATGGAAAGCTAACGAGAATATTGATTTTAACTTTTTTGATGCTCATGATATAAAACCACTTACTGATAGTGCAGGAGAAGAAACTGTCAAAAGAAGGCTTAGAGAGCGGCTGGGTGATACCAAGCAGGCCATAGTTCTGGTCGGAGAAAAAACGAAAAATCTGTATCGTTTTGTACGGTGGGAGCTTGAAACATGTATAAATCTCGACATACCAATTATTGCTGTTAATCTAAATGATATGAGAAGCCAGGACAGGAATCTATGTCCTCCAATAATCCGCGATGAATACGTAGTCCACGTTCCTTTCAAATTGAAAATCATTCAGTATGCCTTAGATAATTTTCCAGATGAGTATCATAAGCACAACCAAAACGATACAGGACCGAGGTTATACAACGAGTCCGTGTATAAAAAATTGGGGCTATGA
- the hisH gene encoding imidazole glycerol phosphate synthase subunit HisH, protein MIAIIDYNMGNIFSIANMLKRIGYESYIAKSPKELKDATSIILPGVGSFDYGIKNLQDLGFYEFLHEMHDSPRVPVLGICLGMQLLTLSSEEGILPGLGLINANTERLPSKNGDSIYKIPHMGWNYVHDVNSALLKGFNEVPRFYFVHSFYVRCNEEANINGKTEYSINFPSIIHKDKIWGVQFHPEKSHRFGMQLLRNFAQEI, encoded by the coding sequence ATGATAGCAATAATTGATTACAACATGGGAAACATCTTTTCGATAGCAAATATGCTGAAACGAATTGGATATGAATCCTATATAGCAAAATCCCCAAAGGAACTTAAAGATGCTACAAGTATTATCCTTCCAGGAGTTGGTTCCTTTGACTATGGAATAAAGAACTTACAGGATTTGGGTTTCTATGAATTCTTGCATGAAATGCATGACTCTCCACGAGTCCCTGTTTTAGGTATCTGTCTAGGTATGCAGTTGTTGACTCTTTCTTCTGAGGAAGGGATATTACCTGGGCTTGGCCTAATCAATGCCAATACGGAAAGGCTTCCAAGCAAGAATGGAGATTCCATATATAAAATTCCACATATGGGGTGGAATTATGTCCATGATGTAAATTCAGCATTGTTGAAGGGATTTAATGAAGTTCCGAGATTTTATTTTGTGCATTCATTTTACGTGCGATGTAATGAGGAAGCAAATATTAATGGAAAGACTGAGTATAGTATAAATTTCCCATCAATAATTCATAAAGACAAAATATGGGGAGTTCAGTTCCATCCAGAAAAGAGTCATCGATTTGGGATGCAATTGTTACGTAACTTTGCTCAGGAGATTTGA
- a CDS encoding CapA family protein, protein MSDKELSILIAGDIVPTKTNEQLFIDGNMSSLLGESLLEIFKNADITSVNLECPLTTSEVPIDKNGPNLQALPETINGIKALNPTVVGLANNHILDYGEKGLEDTLSLLENYEISYVGVGNNLEEVARSVHVVEEKGWRIGFYACAEHEFSIASDESPGANPFDALVTGDIIKSLKADRKLDILIVLYHGGKEYYQYPSPGLQKVCRHLVEKGANLVVCQHSHCIGAFEHYLKGDIIYGQGNLIFDMKHPLSKQSLLLSYVLEKDKSPQLSFIPIKNIVDSSGTLAKAEGNEKEAILDSFYTRSKELNDPKIINEKYTKFARDMLRGYLLIASPYGKWFDRFDRHIFKGKLIKWLYPKRKLLGIQNIIECEAHRELYQGALNHYIHEELL, encoded by the coding sequence TTGTCGGATAAAGAACTTTCAATATTAATCGCGGGTGATATTGTTCCTACCAAAACAAACGAGCAATTGTTCATTGATGGAAATATGTCTTCTTTATTAGGGGAATCGCTACTTGAAATATTTAAGAATGCTGATATCACCTCAGTTAACTTGGAATGTCCTCTGACTACTTCAGAAGTTCCAATAGATAAAAATGGACCAAACCTTCAGGCTCTCCCTGAGACTATCAATGGTATAAAGGCCCTTAATCCTACAGTGGTAGGGCTGGCTAATAATCATATCCTAGATTATGGAGAGAAGGGATTGGAAGACACACTCTCTCTACTAGAAAATTATGAAATTTCTTATGTTGGAGTAGGTAATAATCTAGAAGAGGTAGCTCGATCAGTTCATGTTGTCGAGGAGAAGGGCTGGAGAATCGGTTTCTATGCTTGTGCAGAACATGAGTTTTCAATAGCGTCAGATGAGAGTCCTGGAGCAAATCCTTTTGACGCACTGGTAACAGGTGATATTATCAAATCTCTGAAAGCTGACCGTAAGCTTGATATATTGATTGTGTTATATCATGGAGGAAAGGAGTATTATCAATATCCGTCTCCTGGATTACAGAAGGTTTGTCGACATCTAGTAGAGAAAGGTGCAAATCTTGTTGTGTGTCAACACAGCCATTGTATAGGTGCATTTGAGCACTATCTCAAAGGAGATATTATCTATGGACAAGGTAATTTGATATTTGACATGAAACATCCTCTTTCAAAACAAAGTCTATTGCTATCTTATGTATTGGAGAAAGATAAAAGTCCTCAGTTATCATTTATTCCAATAAAAAATATTGTTGATAGTAGTGGTACGTTGGCAAAAGCAGAAGGTAACGAAAAGGAAGCAATTCTGGATTCTTTTTATACTCGATCAAAAGAGTTGAATGACCCAAAGATAATCAATGAGAAGTATACAAAATTTGCTAGAGATATGCTTCGAGGATACTTGCTTATTGCGTCACCTTATGGGAAATGGTTTGATAGATTTGATAGGCATATCTTCAAAGGAAAGTTAATCAAGTGGTTATATCCGAAGAGAAAGCTTCTAGGCATTCAGAATATTATTGAATGTGAAGCACATAGAGAGTTGTATCAAGGAGCATTAAACCATTACATTCATGAAGAACTATTGTGA
- a CDS encoding O-antigen ligase family protein, translated as MLETDENYQFVLQSIIIAAIVLLLRVWMNTPQYLWGTIRVGEAIGYNPNTIGLVLSLASILSYSLFFIYKKKQYLPVMILLGFASLFSGSRKAFAILILGIILFSLTSKRRKKQFFLSFCFTIVFLFLLVYMTLNWDPLYLVVGKRIESLVQGLIGKSTDLSTSTRFDMILYGIQLFMQKPFLGHGLGSYRFLSGFYTYSHNNYTELLVSFGLFGTVFYYSIHLRIFIQGMKLLLKNAFRNNFATMACVFVIIIMIMDFGFVSYFSEYMQLVLAVSYVSLQKARTL; from the coding sequence ATGCTAGAAACAGATGAGAATTATCAATTTGTATTACAGTCAATTATTATCGCAGCGATAGTTCTATTATTACGAGTATGGATGAATACACCTCAATATCTATGGGGAACGATTAGGGTGGGAGAAGCAATCGGGTATAACCCCAATACAATAGGATTGGTATTATCTCTAGCTTCGATTCTTTCTTATTCTCTATTCTTTATTTATAAGAAAAAGCAATATTTGCCAGTAATGATTTTATTGGGATTTGCTAGTCTCTTTTCCGGGTCAAGAAAAGCGTTTGCAATATTAATACTTGGAATTATTCTCTTTAGTCTTACTTCTAAAAGAAGAAAGAAACAGTTTTTTTTATCATTTTGCTTTACAATTGTTTTTCTTTTTCTTTTAGTATATATGACACTTAATTGGGATCCTCTGTATTTAGTTGTTGGTAAACGCATTGAATCTTTGGTGCAGGGATTGATAGGGAAGAGTACAGATTTAAGTACTTCAACAAGGTTTGATATGATCTTATATGGAATACAGCTATTCATGCAAAAACCTTTTTTGGGGCATGGTCTTGGTAGTTATAGATTCCTTTCGGGTTTCTATACATATTCTCACAATAACTACACTGAGTTGCTTGTTTCTTTTGGGCTATTTGGAACTGTTTTTTATTATTCTATACATTTAAGAATCTTTATACAGGGAATGAAACTACTGTTAAAAAATGCATTTAGAAATAATTTTGCTACTATGGCATGTGTGTTTGTTATCATAATAATGATTATGGATTTTGGTTTTGTTAGCTATTTTAGTGAGTATATGCAATTGGTATTAGCAGTTTCTTATGTTTCATTACAAAAAGCGAGAACCTTGTGA
- a CDS encoding lipopolysaccharide biosynthesis protein → MKNKLESDYFNKKVSSATRWSALTQIVVKLIQPITTIILARLLLPEDFGIVANITMIVSFAEMFADAGFSKYIVQHEFSDKNDLLITSLVAFWANIIISVFLFIIIILSRNKLALLIGSVGYEWPLVISGFSIPLFSVVSVQKAIFIRALDFKTLFKIRLFSSLVPFVVSIPIAMIGGGYWALIFGTLCTNIISAVLLTCKSTLKPRPYFNFSILKTMFSFSYWTLIESIVIWLTAWVDIFLINNFLSNYYIGLFKNSISLINALTGVIVATFTPIMFSALARNQNDDRLFFHFYEKNQKIVAYLLFPISIGIYLFRDFATLLMFGPNWEEAAMIVGSWGFASGFVIVFSGFSSEVYRAKGKPKISVMQQSIWIAFIIPLVLIGVRQSFEIFIYYRVVARFSGILIAFVLMKVNFGVSPVATIRNVIAPIFASASMGVFAVLLKEILPVGILFQFINIFLCIIFYYLFVRLAFKKDYVGIIAYLFNK, encoded by the coding sequence GTGAAGAATAAACTCGAATCAGATTATTTCAATAAAAAGGTATCTTCGGCAACAAGATGGTCTGCATTAACGCAGATTGTAGTGAAATTAATTCAACCAATTACAACAATAATTCTGGCTAGGTTGTTGTTGCCTGAAGATTTTGGAATAGTTGCTAATATTACAATGATTGTTAGCTTTGCTGAAATGTTTGCAGATGCAGGTTTTTCGAAATATATTGTACAACATGAGTTTAGTGATAAGAATGACTTGTTAATTACGTCTTTGGTAGCCTTCTGGGCGAATATTATCATTTCTGTTTTTCTATTCATTATAATTATTCTTTCCAGAAATAAGCTTGCACTATTAATTGGGTCAGTTGGTTATGAATGGCCTTTGGTAATATCTGGCTTTTCCATTCCTCTCTTCTCAGTTGTTAGTGTACAAAAAGCAATATTTATACGCGCTCTAGATTTTAAAACACTTTTTAAGATTCGGCTCTTTAGTAGTCTTGTCCCATTTGTAGTTTCTATACCAATAGCAATGATTGGAGGGGGGTATTGGGCACTTATTTTTGGTACGTTGTGTACTAACATAATATCCGCTGTTCTGCTAACCTGTAAATCAACTCTAAAGCCAAGACCATATTTTAATTTTTCAATACTTAAAACAATGTTTTCATTTAGTTATTGGACACTAATAGAATCAATAGTAATATGGCTTACCGCATGGGTTGATATTTTTTTAATAAACAATTTTCTTTCAAATTATTACATCGGATTATTTAAAAACTCAATTTCATTGATTAATGCATTAACTGGGGTAATTGTAGCTACTTTCACTCCCATTATGTTTTCTGCCTTGGCTAGAAATCAGAATGATGATAGGCTTTTTTTCCATTTCTATGAAAAAAATCAAAAAATTGTTGCATATCTATTATTCCCAATTAGTATAGGTATTTATCTATTTCGAGATTTTGCAACATTATTAATGTTTGGACCTAATTGGGAAGAAGCAGCAATGATTGTTGGATCTTGGGGTTTTGCATCTGGGTTTGTGATTGTATTTTCTGGTTTCTCTAGTGAAGTTTATAGAGCAAAAGGTAAACCAAAGATATCAGTTATGCAGCAATCAATTTGGATTGCATTTATAATACCGTTGGTTTTAATAGGAGTTCGACAAAGTTTTGAGATATTTATATACTATAGAGTAGTGGCAAGGTTTTCAGGGATCCTAATTGCATTTGTGTTAATGAAGGTAAATTTTGGGGTATCTCCTGTGGCTACGATAAGAAATGTAATTGCTCCAATATTTGCTTCTGCTAGCATGGGTGTATTTGCTGTTCTATTGAAAGAAATATTGCCTGTCGGGATATTATTCCAATTTATTAATATATTTTTATGTATAATATTCTATTATCTATTTGTAAGACTTGCATTTAAGAAAGATTACGTAGGAATTATTGCGTATTTATTCAATAAATAG
- a CDS encoding glycosyltransferase gives MSDSMNDEPLVSVIMSTFNEPQPILGKAVFSILDQTYSKLEFIIIVDNPDNIENIEFLKQCGKLDKRIKLYINENNMGLVKCLNFGITKATSEYIVRMDADDISCCYRIEKEIAYMTENNFDAVCSSVILINELGNKVGCSATVDSSFSYDTVKKIIYHKNLIFHPTVMIKKNVIIGLDGYRNIKAAEDYDLWLRLLSERFQIGFIQEALLSYRINSLSISRTDRYGQFLGGQYARILYKQRKKTSHDLFSIENYNKYLLKNHYYNDLKIKKFSESYRLYLIAKEFFNRKMIVMALYYSIQSSIKSRLRQKYVLKILYHNFQFYFIKKMNKERK, from the coding sequence ATGAGTGATTCAATGAATGATGAACCGCTGGTCTCAGTAATAATGAGTACTTTTAATGAACCACAGCCGATTTTGGGAAAAGCCGTTTTCTCTATTTTAGATCAAACATATTCAAAATTGGAATTTATCATAATTGTTGATAATCCAGATAATATTGAGAATATTGAATTCTTAAAACAATGCGGAAAGCTGGATAAGAGGATTAAATTATATATCAATGAAAATAATATGGGACTTGTTAAATGCTTGAATTTTGGAATAACTAAAGCGACATCTGAATACATTGTTAGGATGGATGCTGATGATATATCGTGTTGCTATAGAATAGAAAAAGAAATCGCTTATATGACGGAAAATAATTTTGATGCTGTATGCTCTTCAGTTATTCTCATCAATGAATTAGGGAATAAGGTTGGGTGTTCTGCAACAGTTGATTCTTCGTTTAGTTATGATACTGTTAAAAAAATAATCTATCACAAGAATCTTATATTTCATCCTACTGTAATGATTAAGAAAAATGTGATTATTGGGCTTGATGGTTATCGTAATATAAAAGCAGCAGAAGATTATGATTTATGGCTTAGATTATTAAGTGAAAGATTCCAAATAGGGTTTATTCAGGAAGCCTTGCTTTCTTATAGAATTAACTCCTTGAGTATTTCTAGAACTGATCGGTATGGGCAATTTCTTGGAGGGCAATATGCGAGAATTCTCTATAAGCAGCGGAAAAAAACTAGTCACGATCTGTTTTCAATAGAGAATTACAATAAATATTTATTGAAGAATCATTATTATAATGATTTGAAAATAAAAAAATTTTCAGAATCATATCGTTTATATCTAATTGCAAAGGAATTTTTTAACAGAAAAATGATAGTTATGGCTTTGTATTATTCAATACAATCGTCAATAAAGTCGCGATTGCGACAAAAATATGTTTTAAAGATACTCTATCATAATTTTCAATTTTATTTTATAAAAAAAATGAATAAAGAGAGAAAATAA
- a CDS encoding glycosyltransferase → MKSIFFYISDLDKGGAQRVICTLSNLFSEKGYKITIVTTAFCTSAYQLNKEITHRTLDVSEFDTKKPFLWKNIIRNRRFVKLVKVYKPDVIITFLEREIYRVLSIKKILKVPIIVSFRNAPNMDYSTFIKRNLIKLLINRADGIVYQTQEAYQFFYKNYHNNHIIILNPINPKFLDVRLSPIKKKSIVTVGKLYPQKNHKLLIDSFNIISQEFPDYILEVYGEGSLRQTLQAQIELLRLEKRVFLRGITDSIENSIKNASLFVLSSNYEGISNALMEAMVLGLPVISTDCPCGGSSVLIRNRENGILVPTGNEVELANAIRELLSDQYLSKKLGQEASKLRDIVNPEKISVTWEEFINDVIA, encoded by the coding sequence ATGAAATCAATTTTTTTTTATATTTCCGATCTAGATAAAGGTGGAGCGCAAAGAGTGATTTGTACCCTAAGTAATCTATTCTCAGAGAAGGGCTACAAAATTACTATTGTTACTACAGCTTTTTGCACTAGTGCTTATCAGTTGAACAAAGAAATCACTCATAGAACTTTAGATGTTTCAGAGTTCGATACAAAAAAACCATTTTTATGGAAAAATATTATTAGGAATAGAAGATTCGTAAAGTTGGTGAAGGTATATAAACCTGATGTTATCATTACTTTTCTTGAAAGGGAAATTTATCGAGTTTTATCAATTAAAAAAATTTTAAAAGTTCCGATAATTGTTTCTTTCAGGAATGCTCCAAATATGGATTATTCTACATTTATTAAAAGAAATTTAATTAAATTACTTATTAATCGAGCTGATGGGATTGTATACCAAACTCAGGAAGCGTACCAATTTTTTTATAAGAATTACCATAATAATCATATTATTATACTTAATCCTATTAATCCCAAGTTTCTTGACGTACGACTATCACCTATCAAGAAAAAAAGTATTGTAACTGTTGGAAAGTTATATCCTCAGAAGAATCATAAATTATTAATTGATTCTTTCAATATTATCTCACAAGAGTTTCCTGATTATATACTTGAGGTTTATGGTGAAGGTTCATTGCGTCAAACCTTGCAGGCGCAAATTGAGCTACTCAGACTAGAAAAAAGGGTTTTTTTAAGAGGTATAACAGATAGTATAGAAAATTCAATTAAGAATGCTTCATTATTTGTTTTATCTTCAAATTACGAAGGTATATCAAATGCTTTGATGGAGGCCATGGTACTTGGTTTACCAGTAATATCGACTGACTGTCCTTGTGGTGGTTCTTCTGTGCTAATAAGAAATAGGGAAAATGGTATTTTGGTTCCGACAGGAAATGAAGTTGAACTTGCTAATGCAATAAGGGAATTATTATCTGATCAGTACCTAAGTAAGAAATTAGGGCAAGAAGCATCTAAACTTCGAGACATTGTAAACCCAGAAAAAATTTCAGTTACTTGGGAAGAGTTTATTAATGATGTGATTGCTTAG